Proteins encoded by one window of uncultured Draconibacterium sp.:
- the sfsA gene encoding DNA/RNA nuclease SfsA, with product MKFEKELVHGKLIKRYKRFLTDVELDTGEIVVAHCTNSGSMKSCLENGAEVYLTPVDDPKRKTKFTWEMIKINNDWVGINTGNPNKLAYEAILNQQISGLNGYTTVKREVKFGDSRFDVYAENENEKCFVEVKNVSMKENEYALFPDAVTTRGQKHLKTLIDVKKQGMRAVMLYIIQRSDVRIFAPAKEIDPNYASLLKKAAGAGVEIFPMQASVTPEQITLVRKLPFQL from the coding sequence TTGAAATTTGAAAAAGAATTGGTGCACGGAAAGCTGATTAAACGTTATAAACGTTTTTTGACCGATGTTGAATTGGATACAGGAGAAATTGTTGTGGCACATTGCACCAACTCCGGATCGATGAAAAGTTGCCTTGAAAATGGGGCAGAGGTATATCTTACTCCGGTTGACGATCCGAAACGAAAAACAAAGTTTACCTGGGAGATGATTAAGATAAACAACGACTGGGTGGGCATAAATACCGGAAATCCGAATAAACTGGCGTACGAAGCAATTTTAAATCAACAGATTTCCGGGTTAAACGGATATACAACTGTGAAACGGGAAGTAAAATTCGGAGATTCGCGTTTTGATGTTTATGCCGAAAACGAAAATGAAAAATGTTTTGTGGAGGTAAAAAACGTTTCGATGAAAGAGAATGAATATGCTTTGTTTCCTGATGCCGTAACAACTCGTGGTCAAAAACATTTAAAAACCTTGATCGATGTAAAAAAGCAGGGAATGCGGGCAGTTATGCTTTATATTATTCAACGAAGTGATGTACGAATTTTCGCCCCTGCAAAAGAAATTGATCCGAATTATGCTTCCTTGCTAAAAAAGGCAGCTGGCGCTGGAGTTGAGATCTTTCCCATGCAGGCATCAGTTACTCCGGAACAGATTACTTTAGTGCGTAAATTACCTTTTCAGTTATAA
- a CDS encoding DUF4251 domain-containing protein codes for MKRILLLSFLILAIVVTNAQDEKLSRKERKAQREAKLTEQTKQIIEANAWQFDATRMLPSSGKSRNLTTAYSVVLKDNEVDSYLPYFGRAYAAEYGSSDSPMTFKSPVENLSVEDGKKGGYIIKFSAKNKNDRVDYTFNVSSTGSTSLSVNSTNRQHISYHGDLVPIEEKEKK; via the coding sequence ATGAAGAGAATATTATTGTTAAGTTTCCTCATTTTGGCAATTGTAGTTACAAATGCGCAAGATGAGAAATTAAGTAGAAAAGAAAGAAAAGCGCAGCGAGAAGCAAAGTTAACCGAACAAACAAAGCAAATTATTGAAGCCAACGCCTGGCAATTTGATGCAACACGAATGCTTCCATCAAGTGGAAAAAGTCGTAATCTTACAACCGCTTACAGCGTAGTATTGAAAGATAATGAAGTAGATTCATACCTTCCCTATTTTGGAAGAGCATATGCTGCAGAATATGGTTCAAGCGATTCTCCAATGACGTTTAAATCTCCTGTAGAGAACTTGAGCGTTGAGGATGGTAAAAAAGGCGGATATATTATTAAATTCTCTGCCAAAAATAAAAACGACAGAGTGGACTATACATTTAACGTGAGTTCAACCGGCTCAACATCGTTAAGTGTTAACAGCACAAATCGCCAACATATTTCATATCATGGAGATTTAGTTCCGATTGAAGAAAAAGAAAAAAAGTAG